In Fusarium oxysporum f. sp. lycopersici 4287 chromosome 4, whole genome shotgun sequence, a genomic segment contains:
- a CDS encoding syntaxin 16, whose translation MWRDRTNLYISYRQSYAHHPTQRRPYGPGALASGPLADTYTSSYANDDRRGLLSAGAFEDDGDAVIEMDLLPPRWADVSDEITDLLANIATKGQSLEKLHQKHVLPGFNDEDAKRAEEAQIEKLTQEITKGFHDCHRCIQRIEQMVRESQHAGTITRAEETMAKNIQISLAARVQDASASFRKKQSAYLKKLRGMGGFGGLSPSERSGTPQPGSYLDPSLQESDADRSFSQSTLQATQQQRVLHSNDAAIAQREREIEDIAQGIIELSDLFRDLQNMVIDQGTMLDRIDYNVERMNTDVKAADKELVVASGYQRRTTKRKIILLLILIIFGMIILLVIKPKKHG comes from the exons ATGTGGCGAGACCGCACGAACCT ATACATCTCCTACCGGCAGTCTTACGCGCATCACCCTACACAGCGAAGACCATATGGACCAGGCGCCCTTGCTTCTGGTCCCCTTGCCGACACCTATACCAGCAGCTATGCGAACGACGATCGTCGCGGCCTTCTATCGGCCGGCGCatttgaagacgatggcgatgCCGTGATTGAGATGGATCTATTGCCCCCTCGATGGGCTGATGTTTCGGATGAGATCACAGACTTGCTTGCCAATATCGCGACAAAGGGCCAGAGCTTGGAGAAGCTACACCAAAAGCATGTGCTACCTGGTTTCAATGACGAAGACGCTAAAAGGGCCGAGGAAGCGCAAATAGAGAAGCTTACACAAGAGATCACCAAGGGTTTTCATGACTGCCATCGCTGCATTCAAAGAATCGAACAAATGGTGCGGGAATCACAGCACGCAGGTACCATCACAAGGGCAGAGGAGACCATGGCCAAGAACATACAAATTTCGCTGGCTGCTCGAGTTCAAGATGCAAGCGCTAGCTTCAGAAAGAAACAGAGTGCTTATCTAAAGA AGCTTCGTGGCATGGGTGGCTTTGGCGGTTTGAGTCCTAGTGAGAGATCTGGTACACCCCAGCCAGGTTCCTATCTCGACCCATCTCTTCAAGAATCTGACGCAGATCGATCCTTTTCACAATCGACACTCCAAGCAACCCAACAGCAAAGAGTGCTCCATTCTAATGATGCTGCGATTGCTCAACGTGAACGAGAGATTGAGGATATTGCTCAAGGCATTATCGAACTGTCTGACCTCTTTCGAGATCTCCAGAACATGGTCATCGACCAGGGCACAATGCTGGACCGTATCGACTACAATGTTGAGCGCATGAACACTGATGTCAAAGCCGCTGACAAGGAGCTAGTTGTAGCTTCTGGCTACCAGCGGAGGACGACCAAGCGCAAGatcatccttctcctcattctTATAATCTTTGGCATGATCATTCTGTTGGTGATCAAACCCAAGAAGCATGGGTAG
- a CDS encoding ABC transporter ATP-binding protein yields MVSGVARRVLLPRLAEPSQVSLATSRCQLGASFHKSEALPLQSRLFHASSTRQAALLPFSIATFRSSANNSLARNQPSLAHNRPSQFGPVSHALRQFSTAPRLFQEIQTKVEEGAKKPVELEANRAIAQDEHKQEFTKSEKAARAAQVNLAAKLSKEGKQAGKAGTDEIVRLIKIARPEIRWLGIAFVFLVISSSVTMLIPFSVGRILDLATKGESEDVRLFGLTMNQFFFGLGTVLTIGAMANFGRVVLLRIVGERVVARLRSQLYRRTYVQDAEFFDANRVGDLISRLSSDTVIVGKSVTQNLSDGLRALFSGGAGFAIMVWTSPKLTGLLLLMFPPIAVGAFIYGRAIRNVSRSIQKNLGTLTKIAEERLGNVKTSQAFVGEVQEIGRYNNQIRKIFALGKKESLIAATFFASTGWAGNMTILAMLIVGGGFVRSGAMSLGDLTSFMMYTAFAGSSLFGLSGFYSELMKGVGAASRLFELQDRKPGIPQTVGVRVKSAQGPIKFTDVSFAYPTRPAVKIFNGLDFEIPSGSNVCVVGPSGGGKSTVASLLLRFYNPTSGTITINGQDISGMNVKSLRRRIGMVSQEPVLFSGTIAENIAYGKPQASRFDIISAARRANCNFISDLPDGLETQVGARGSQLSGGQKQRIAIARALLKDPDILILDEATSALDAESETLVNEALAGLLRGRNTTISIAHRLSTIKRSDQIIVLNSEGKVAEIGSYKQLASDKDSAFSKLMEWQMSGGEVSKDGGSTASRAHITEAEELEDDLERDDEEENIEHEEESRDSKNEEKRP; encoded by the coding sequence ATGGTCTCGGGAGTAGCACGCCGTGTGCTGCTCCCACGCCTCGCCGAGCCCTCGCAAGTGTCTCTGGCTACATCGCGATGTCAATTAGGAGCTTCTTTCCACAAGTCCGAAGCTCTACCTCTCCAGTCGAGGCTTTTCCACGCTTCCAGCACCCGTCAAGCCGCTCTACTTCCGTTCTCAATCGCTACCTTCCGGTCTTCGGCAAATAATTCTCTGGCTCGTAATCAGCCTTCCCTCGCGCACAACCGACCCTCTCAATTTGGTCCCGTTTCGCACGCCTTGCGACAGTTCTCGACGGCACCTCGTCTATTCCAGGAAATCCAGACCAAGGTCGAAGAAGGCGCCAAGAAACCTGTTGAACTTGAAGCCAATCGAGCTATCGCCCAAGATGAGCACAAGCAAGAGTTTACCAAGAGCGAAAAGGCTGCTCGAGCGGCGCAGGTCAACCTGGCTGCTAAGCTCTCCAAGGAGGGAAAGCAGGCTGGTAAAGCTGGTACGGATGAAATTGTGCGACTGATCAAGATTGCTCGCCCCGAAATACGCTGGCTCGGTATCGCTTTTGTCTTTCTGGTAATTTCTTCTAGTGTCACCATGTTGATTCCCTTCTCTGTTGGCCGAATTTTGGATCTTGCTACCAAGGGCGAATCTGAGGATGTCCGTCTTTTTGGCTTGACCATGAACCAGTTCTTCTTTGGTTTGGGTACTGTCTTGACTATTGGTGCTATGGCCAACTTTGGTCGAGTCGTCCTTCTCCGAATTGTCGGCGAGCGCGTTGTCGCCAGACTTCGATCTCAGCTTTATCGGCGTACTTATGTCCAGGATGCTGAATTTTTCGATGCAAACCGAGTGGGAGATCTCATTTCACGACTCAGTTCTGATACAGTTATTGTTGGCAAGTCTGTGACGCAAAATCTCAGTGATGGTCTTCGTGCTCTCTTCAGTGGAGGTGCTGGTTTTGCTATCATGGTCTGGACAAGCCCCAAGTTGACTGGTCTTTTGCTGCTTATGTTCCCTCCTATCGCCGTCGGAGCCTTCATCTACGGTCGCGCTATTCGAAATGTCAGTAGGTCGATTCAGAAGAACTTGGGTACTCTTACCAAGATCGCCGAGGAACGACTTGGTAACGTCAAGACCAGTCAAGCGTTTGTCGGTGAGGTGCAGGAAATCGGTCGCTACAACAATCAAATCCGGAAGATCTTTGCTCTTGGCAAGAAGGAGTCGCTTATCGCTGCCACCTTCTTTGCTTCGACCGGTTGGGCTGGTAACATGACCATTCTCGCGATGCTCATCGTTGGAGGTGGCTTCGTACGCAGCGGGGCCATGTCGCTTGGAGATCTCACCTCATTCATGATGTACACAGCTTTCGCAGGTTCAAGCTTGTTTGGTTTGTCAGGTTTCTACTCAGAGCTCATGAAAGGAGTTGGTGCCGCGAGTCGACTCTTCGAGCTCCAGGATCGCAAACCAGGAATTCCACAAACAGTCGGTGTTCGAGTCAAATCAGCACAAGGGCCCATCAAGTTCACAGATGTCAGCTTCGCTTATCCTACTCGACCTGCTGTCAAAATCTTCAATGGATTGGACTTCGAAATTCCTTCAGGCAGCAATGTCTGTGTTGTTGGCCCGTCAGGAGGGGGCAAATCAACAGTAGCATCTTTACTATTAAGATTCTACAATCCTACGTCGGGAACTATTACCATCAATGGCCAGGATATTTCTGGAATGAACGTCAAGTCTCTGCGAAGGAGGATCGGTATGGTTTCTCAAGAGCCTGTTCTCTTCTCTGGAACTATCGCCGAGAACATTGCCTATGGAAAGCCTCAGGCCAGCCGTTTCGATATCATTTCCGCTGCTCGACGAGCCAACTGCAACTTTATCAGCGATCTACCTGACGGTTTAGAAACCCAGGTTGGTGCTCGAGGCTCTCAGCTTTCTGGAGGACAAAAGCAGCGAATCGCCATTGCACGAGCTCTTCTCAAAGATCCTGATATTCTGATTCTCGACGAGGCTACATCAGCGCTAGATGCTGAGTCCGAGACTCTTGTCAatgaggctttggctggCCTCCTACGTGGCCGCAACACCACTATCTCTATCGCCCATCGTCTCTCTACTATCAAAAGATCTGACCAAATCATCGTTCTCAACAGCGAGGGTAAAGTCGCCGAGATCGGCAGCTACAAGCAGCTCGCCTCTGACAAGGATAGCGCATTTAGCAAGCTCATGGAGTGGCAGATGAGCGGCGGTGAGGTTTCCAAGGATGGTGGCTCAACTGCTTCCCGGGCACATATAACAGAGgccgaggagcttgaggatgaTCTAGAAAgggacgatgaggaagagaatATTGAGCACGAGGAAGAGAGCAGGGACTCGAAGAATGAGGAGAAGCGTCCCTGA